From one Gadus morhua chromosome 8, gadMor3.0, whole genome shotgun sequence genomic stretch:
- the LOC115548805 gene encoding caspase-8 — translation MAHNAIVRNKTIIQDILSADAQFILNKVREKTLITDRDYKKLKTINKGNAEDLVIQLVDMLIDKGRESEFIEVLQDEIVLETYPKLKHVEWGVSGSSAVSSSSLKRSSERSLSEDAPESHKSQKTEDKYPLTSEPTGLCVIINNENFGDPEDKRSGTERDAESLTDVFSSLGFQVLMCKDQTASDIAQVTKLLAALKDLAGLQKCKLEEWSDSRFTPLSVLPQHGDAFVCCILSHGEENMVSGVDHKLVAISDITSAFNGEHCPALLGKPKVFFIQACQGHSLQPGLAVDDSIHQMPIKEDSPNHPIEADFLVSKATVGKYQALRHHISGGIFIQSLCEQLRKGCNRGEDILEILVHVNADVSKKDFGKTKDTEKVWKQMPEFGNVTLTRKLVFSPCSS, via the exons ATGGCACACAACGCCATTGTACGCAACAAGACAATCATTCAAGATATTCTATCCGCAGATGCCCAATTCATACTTaacaaagtgagagagaaaacgCTGATAACCGACCGGGAttacaaaaaactaaaaaccaTCAATAAGGGGAACGCAGAAGATCTCGTAATCCAGCTCGTGGACATGCTCATCGACAAAGGAAGAGAATCAGAGTTCATTGAGGTTCTACAGGACGAGATCGTTCTCGAAACGTATCCTAAGCTTAAACACGTGGAATGGGGAGTCAGTGGGTCTTCCGCCGTCTCATCGAGCAGTTTGAAACGCTCCTCTGAGAGGAGTTTAAGTGAAG ATGCTCCAGAGAGTCACAAAAGCCAAAAGACG GAAGACAAATATCCGTTAACCAGCGAACCCACCGGTCTCTGCGTGATCATTAACAATGAGAACTTCGGTGACCCAGAGGACAAGAGAAGTGGAACAGAGAGGGACGCTG AAAGCCTGACCGACGTGTTCAGCTCGCTTGGCTTCCAGGTGCTGATGTGTAAGGACCAAACGGCGAGCGACATAGCCCAGGTCACGAAGCTGCTGGCGGCCTTGAAGGACCTGGCGGGGCTGCAGAAGTGCAAGCTGGAGGAGTGGTCCGACAGCAGGTTCACCCCATTGAGCGTGCTCCCGCAGCACGGCGACGCCTTCGTCTGCTGCATCCTGAGTCACGGCGAAGAGAACATGGTCTCGGGCGTCGACCACAAGCTGGTGGCCATCAGCGACATCACCTCGGCTTTCAACGGAGAACACTGCCCGGCTCTGCTTGGGAAGCCCAAGGTGTTCTTCATCCAGGCCTGCCAGGGGCATAGTCTCCAGCCAGGATTGGCTGTGGATGACTCCATTCATCAGATGCCGATAAAGGAAGACTCACCCAATCACCCGATAGAGGCTGATTTCCTGGTTTCCAAGGCCACGGTTGGAAAGTACCAAGCACTTAGACACCATATAAGCGGTGGCATTTTCATCCAGTCTCTGTGTGAGCAACTTCGCAAGGGATGCAACAG GGGTGAAGATATCTTGGAGATTCTTGTCCACGTAAACGCTGACGTAAGCAAGAAAGATTTTGGTAAAACAAAAGATACGGAGAAGGTATGGAAGCAGATGCCTGAATTTGGAAATGTGACCCTGACCCGCAAACTTGTGTTCTCGCCGTGTTCCAGctga